One Ahaetulla prasina isolate Xishuangbanna chromosome 17, ASM2864084v1, whole genome shotgun sequence genomic window carries:
- the LOC131186791 gene encoding semaphorin-6C-like has product MILTSQALPALFLFLASAASFPKDLAPFHVVSEAGTHLYPSFRGLGGENDSDALGLDFQSMLQINRTLFVAARDHVFAFDLGQTTSSFSHQEPI; this is encoded by the exons ATGATCCTGACCTCTCAGGCCCTGCCTGCTCTGTTTCTCTTCCTGGCATCTGCGGCTTCCTTCCCCAAAGACCTGGCTCCCTTCCACGTGGTCAGTGAGGCAG GAACCCATCTGTATCCTTCCTTCCGTGGCTTGGGGGGAGAGAATGACTCGGACGCTTTGGGCCTGGACTTCCAAAGCATGTTGCAAATTAACCGGACGCTCTTCGTGGCTGCCCG GGACCACGTCTTCGCTTTTGACCTCGGACAGACCACAAGCAGTTTCTCCCACCAGGAACCCATC